One window of Solwaraspora sp. WMMA2056 genomic DNA carries:
- a CDS encoding DUF3140 domain-containing protein — MPSDRTRTAGPGTAGPRPARPGSADGAAAYRAFVEAVNMSPGELERWLRTPESKDAGQHSAAGGESVGHASGRRIVDLLRSKREALSDDDYAHMRKVVGYVHRHLAQRPTGDVTDTRWRYSLMNWGHDPLKG; from the coding sequence GTGCCGAGTGACCGCACCCGTACCGCCGGACCCGGTACCGCCGGACCCCGGCCGGCCCGCCCAGGTTCGGCTGACGGCGCGGCGGCGTACCGGGCGTTCGTCGAGGCGGTCAACATGAGCCCCGGCGAGCTGGAGCGGTGGCTGCGTACCCCGGAGTCGAAGGACGCCGGTCAGCATTCGGCCGCCGGTGGCGAGTCGGTCGGGCATGCCTCCGGCCGCCGGATCGTCGACCTGCTGCGGTCCAAACGTGAGGCGCTGTCCGACGACGACTACGCGCACATGCGCAAGGTCGTCGGGTACGTGCACCGCCACCTGGCCCAACGCCCCACCGGTGACGTGACCGACACCCGCTGGCGGTACTCGCTGATGAACTGGGGCCACGACCCGCTCAAGGGGTGA
- a CDS encoding DUF2945 domain-containing protein translates to MARNKRPREGDRPEQRPGRPVEHPRPGDRVNWRSHGVTVPGTVEEEITSRREAAGRTVVADPEHPQYRVRSDKSGRDAVHKPEALRRAE, encoded by the coding sequence ATGGCGAGGAACAAACGCCCCCGCGAGGGCGACCGTCCCGAGCAGCGGCCCGGCCGCCCGGTCGAGCACCCCCGGCCCGGTGACCGGGTCAACTGGCGCAGCCACGGGGTGACCGTGCCGGGCACCGTCGAGGAGGAGATCACCTCCCGTCGGGAGGCCGCCGGCCGTACGGTGGTCGCCGACCCGGAGCACCCGCAGTACCGGGTCCGCAGCGACAAGTCCGGCCGCGACGCGGTGCACAAGCCCGAGGCGTTGCGCCGTGCCGAGTGA
- a CDS encoding Uma2 family endonuclease, producing MSAEPIHPAAASGGAWTAPWQPDPVRQQLADYSIEDVLALPADAPRVELLDGVLTVVPSPTLGHQSITSLLWLWLRRHAPDGYRATQAVGVAVGPRNTYEPDVLLHRAEGSRDRHYLTPDEVLLVVEVVSPATRRRDRFDKPAGYAAVGIGHYWRVEQDPVRIYAYRLGDRPGASGEREYALVAEADDLLELDAPFPVKLPIAEITP from the coding sequence GTGAGCGCCGAGCCGATCCATCCTGCCGCAGCGTCCGGCGGGGCGTGGACCGCACCGTGGCAGCCGGACCCGGTCCGGCAGCAGCTGGCTGACTACAGCATCGAAGACGTCCTCGCCCTACCCGCCGACGCCCCCCGCGTCGAACTCCTCGACGGAGTCCTCACCGTGGTTCCCTCCCCCACTCTCGGTCACCAGAGCATCACGAGCCTTCTGTGGTTGTGGCTGCGCCGGCACGCGCCGGACGGCTACCGGGCCACCCAGGCGGTCGGGGTCGCGGTCGGGCCACGCAACACCTACGAACCCGACGTGCTGCTGCACCGGGCCGAGGGCAGCCGCGACCGGCACTACCTGACCCCCGACGAGGTGCTGCTGGTCGTCGAGGTCGTCTCCCCCGCGACCCGTCGCCGGGACCGGTTCGACAAACCCGCCGGCTACGCCGCCGTCGGCATCGGCCACTACTGGCGGGTCGAGCAGGACCCGGTGCGGATCTACGCCTACCGGCTCGGCGACCGGCCCGGTGCCAGCGGCGAGCGGGAGTACGCCCTCGTCGCCGAGGCCGACGACCTGCTCGAACTCGACGCCCCGTTCCCGGTGAAGCTGCCGATCGCCGAGATCACCCCGTAG
- a CDS encoding class I SAM-dependent methyltransferase: protein MPGTDPDHSDTAPDEPRVTRRPVTDAQARQANRRWWDADADAYQAEHGEFLGDADLRWCPEGLREAEAGLLGAVAGRRVLELGCGAAGGSRWLAGQGAHAVGLDLSAGMLRQAVAAADRTGVAVPLVQADALTLPFVDAAFDTVWTAFGAVPFVADSAAVMREVHRVLRPGGRWVFAVTHPMRWIFLDDPGERGLVAVHSYFDRRPYVETDDDGTPSYVEQHRTVGDRVRELVAAGFALRDIVEPPWPDGHEQIWGQWSPLRGRLFPGTAIFVADKPATAG from the coding sequence CTGCCCGGGACCGACCCCGACCACTCTGACACCGCCCCGGACGAACCCAGAGTGACCAGACGGCCGGTCACCGACGCACAGGCCCGCCAGGCCAACCGCCGCTGGTGGGACGCCGACGCCGACGCCTACCAGGCCGAGCACGGCGAGTTCCTCGGCGACGCCGACCTGCGCTGGTGCCCGGAAGGGCTGCGGGAGGCCGAGGCCGGGCTGCTCGGCGCCGTCGCCGGGCGGCGGGTGCTCGAACTGGGCTGCGGCGCCGCCGGCGGCAGCCGCTGGCTCGCCGGCCAGGGGGCGCACGCCGTCGGGCTCGACCTGTCGGCCGGCATGCTGCGCCAGGCCGTCGCCGCCGCCGACCGGACCGGTGTCGCCGTGCCGCTGGTCCAGGCCGACGCGCTGACCCTGCCCTTCGTCGACGCCGCCTTCGACACCGTCTGGACCGCGTTCGGCGCGGTGCCGTTCGTCGCCGACTCGGCCGCCGTGATGCGCGAGGTGCACCGGGTGCTGCGCCCCGGCGGGCGCTGGGTCTTCGCCGTCACCCACCCGATGCGCTGGATCTTCCTCGACGACCCGGGCGAGCGCGGCCTGGTCGCGGTGCACTCCTACTTCGACCGACGGCCGTACGTGGAGACCGACGACGACGGCACCCCCAGCTACGTCGAGCAGCACCGTACGGTCGGCGACCGGGTCCGCGAACTCGTCGCCGCCGGCTTCGCCCTGCGCGACATCGTCGAACCACCCTGGCCGGACGGGCACGAGCAGATCTGGGGGCAGTGGAGTCCGCTGCGCGGGCGGCTCTTCCCGGGCACCGCGATCTTCGTCGCGGACAAACCCGCCACCGCCGGCTGA
- the rpsA gene encoding 30S ribosomal protein S1, producing MTSSIEATSSAPKVTVDDLGSEEAFLAAIDETIKYFNDGDIVEGTVVKVDRDEVLLDIGYKTEGVIPSRELSIKHDVDPADVVSVGDHIEALVLQKEDKEGRLILSKKRAQYERAWGTIEKIKDEDGVVRGSVIEVVKGGLILDIGLRGFLPASLVEMRRVRDLQPYVGRELEAKIIELDKNRNNVVLSRRAWLEQTQSEVRTEFLNKLQKGQVRKGVVSSIVNFGAFVDLGGVDGLVHVSELSWKHIDHPSEVVEVGQEVEVEVLDVDLDRERVSLSLKATQEDPWRQFARTHAIQQIVPGKVTKLVPFGAFVRVDDGIEGLVHISELAERHVEIPEQVVQVGSDVMVKVIDIDLERRRISLSLKQANEGFVEGEEHFDPTLYGMAATYDNEGNYIYPEGFDPETGEWLEGYDKQRETWETQYAEARTRWEAHTKQVQTARAADADAAANPTPAPVASAGGSGGGATSSSSSSSSSTPSRSSEEPSGTLATDEALAALREKLAGGKS from the coding sequence ATGACGAGCAGCATCGAGGCCACCTCGAGCGCCCCCAAGGTCACTGTCGACGACCTCGGCAGCGAGGAAGCCTTCCTCGCCGCCATCGACGAGACCATCAAGTACTTCAACGACGGCGACATCGTGGAAGGTACCGTCGTCAAGGTCGACCGGGACGAGGTCCTGCTCGACATCGGCTACAAGACCGAGGGTGTCATCCCCTCGCGCGAGTTGTCGATCAAGCACGACGTGGACCCTGCCGACGTTGTCTCGGTGGGCGATCACATCGAAGCCCTTGTCCTGCAGAAGGAGGACAAGGAAGGCCGGCTGATCCTGTCGAAGAAGCGTGCGCAGTACGAGCGCGCGTGGGGCACGATCGAGAAGATCAAGGACGAGGACGGGGTCGTCCGCGGCTCGGTCATCGAGGTCGTCAAGGGTGGTCTCATCCTCGACATCGGGCTGCGTGGCTTCCTGCCGGCCTCCCTGGTCGAGATGCGCCGGGTCCGGGACCTGCAGCCGTACGTCGGCCGCGAACTCGAAGCCAAGATCATCGAGCTGGACAAGAACCGCAACAACGTGGTCCTGTCCCGCCGGGCGTGGCTGGAGCAGACGCAGTCCGAGGTGCGCACCGAGTTCCTCAACAAGCTGCAGAAGGGCCAGGTCCGCAAGGGCGTCGTCTCCTCGATCGTCAACTTCGGCGCATTCGTCGACCTTGGCGGGGTGGACGGCCTGGTGCACGTCTCCGAGCTGTCCTGGAAGCACATCGACCACCCGTCCGAGGTCGTCGAGGTCGGCCAGGAGGTCGAGGTCGAGGTGCTCGACGTCGACCTGGACCGCGAGCGGGTCTCGCTGTCGCTCAAGGCGACCCAGGAAGACCCGTGGCGCCAGTTCGCCCGGACCCACGCGATCCAGCAGATCGTGCCCGGCAAGGTGACCAAGCTGGTGCCGTTCGGTGCGTTCGTCCGCGTTGACGACGGCATCGAGGGCCTGGTGCACATCTCCGAGCTGGCCGAGCGGCACGTGGAGATCCCCGAGCAGGTCGTGCAGGTCGGCTCCGACGTCATGGTCAAGGTCATCGACATCGACCTGGAGCGTCGTCGGATCTCGCTGTCGCTCAAGCAGGCCAACGAGGGCTTCGTCGAGGGCGAGGAGCACTTCGACCCGACCCTCTACGGCATGGCCGCCACGTACGACAACGAGGGCAACTACATCTACCCGGAGGGCTTCGACCCGGAGACCGGGGAGTGGCTCGAGGGCTACGACAAGCAGCGGGAGACCTGGGAGACCCAGTACGCCGAGGCCCGTACCCGCTGGGAGGCGCACACCAAGCAGGTCCAGACGGCCCGTGCGGCCGACGCGGACGCCGCCGCCAACCCGACCCCGGCCCCGGTGGCCTCGGCCGGCGGCAGCGGTGGTGGTGCCACCTCGTCGTCCTCCTCGTCGTCCAGCTCCACCCCGTCGCGGTCCAGCGAGGAGCCCTCGGGCACCCTCGCCACCGACGAGGCGCTCGCCGCCCTGCGCGAGAAGCTGGCCGGCGGCAAGAGCTGA
- the coaE gene encoding dephospho-CoA kinase produces the protein MLTVGLTGGIGAGKSAVASRLTDHGAVVIDADQLARDVVAVGTDGLAEVVAAFGHDVLAADGSLDRPALGALVFADPAARSRLEGIVHPRVRRRTAEATAAAPADAIVVNDVPLLVETGLAATYHLVVVVSAAEQVRVERLTRDRGMSRDAALSRIRAQADDARRAAAADVLLSNDGSRDDLAAAVDRLWHDRLVPYAANLHAGRPADRDPVAVLASPDPTWPAQYERIAARLRHALGADRRIDHVGSTSVPGLPAKDIIDVQLTVDSLDDADGYAPALAAAGFPRRPGDWSDSPKPDPGGVVSARRWPKRLHANADPGRAVNLHVRVAGSPGWRYALAFRDHLRADERERADYLAVKQRIAATAPTTREYAAAKEPWFEAAWPRLRRWIEETGWQP, from the coding sequence ATGCTGACAGTGGGCCTGACCGGCGGGATCGGTGCCGGCAAGAGCGCGGTCGCCAGCCGGCTGACCGACCACGGTGCGGTCGTCATCGACGCCGACCAGCTGGCCCGCGACGTCGTCGCCGTCGGCACCGACGGGCTGGCCGAGGTGGTCGCCGCCTTCGGCCACGACGTACTCGCCGCAGACGGATCCCTGGACCGGCCGGCGCTCGGCGCCCTGGTCTTCGCCGACCCGGCCGCCCGGTCCCGGCTCGAAGGCATCGTGCACCCCAGGGTCCGCCGGCGTACCGCCGAGGCGACCGCCGCCGCGCCGGCCGACGCGATCGTGGTCAACGACGTACCGCTGCTGGTGGAGACCGGGCTGGCGGCCACGTACCACCTGGTGGTCGTGGTGTCCGCGGCCGAACAGGTCCGCGTCGAGCGGCTGACCCGCGACCGGGGCATGTCCCGCGACGCCGCGCTGTCGCGGATCCGGGCCCAGGCCGACGACGCGCGCCGGGCCGCCGCCGCCGACGTCCTGCTCTCCAACGACGGCAGCCGCGACGACCTCGCCGCCGCCGTCGACCGGCTCTGGCACGACCGCCTGGTGCCGTACGCGGCGAACCTGCACGCCGGCCGACCGGCCGACCGCGACCCGGTGGCGGTCCTCGCGTCACCGGATCCGACCTGGCCGGCCCAGTACGAGCGGATCGCCGCCCGGCTGCGGCACGCGCTCGGTGCCGACCGGCGGATCGACCACGTCGGCTCCACCTCGGTCCCCGGCCTGCCGGCCAAGGACATCATCGACGTCCAGCTCACCGTCGACTCCCTCGACGACGCCGACGGCTACGCCCCGGCGCTGGCCGCCGCCGGGTTCCCCCGGCGGCCCGGTGACTGGTCGGACAGCCCGAAGCCGGACCCGGGCGGGGTGGTGTCCGCGCGGCGTTGGCCCAAGCGGCTGCACGCCAACGCCGACCCGGGCCGGGCGGTCAACCTGCACGTACGGGTCGCCGGCTCACCCGGCTGGCGGTACGCCCTCGCGTTCCGTGACCACCTGCGGGCCGACGAGCGGGAGCGCGCCGACTACCTCGCCGTCAAGCAGCGGATCGCCGCGACCGCGCCGACGACCCGGGAGTACGCCGCAGCCAAGGAGCCCTGGTTCGAGGCGGCCTGGCCACGTCTGCGCCGGTGGATCGAGGAGACCGGCTGGCAGCCGTGA
- the uvrB gene encoding excinuclease ABC subunit UvrB, translating into MALDIPRLDGRFQVVSDYSPAGDQPAAIDELERRVRRGDRHTVLLGATGTGKSATTAWLVERLQRPTLVMAPNKTLCAQLAKEFRELMPHNAVEYFVSYYDYYQPEAYIPQTDTYIEKDSSINEEVERLRHSATMSLLTRRDVIVVATVSAIYGLGTPQEYLERAVKVATGAEQDRDSLLRQLVEIQYARNDLAFNRGTFRVRGDTLEIIPAYEELAVRIEFFGDEIERLYYLHPLTGDVVREVDQLLIFPATHYAAGPARMERAIRDIEAELTDRLAELDRQGKLLEAQRLRMRTTYDIEMMRQVGFCSGIENYSMHIDGRDYGSPPHTLLDYFPDDFVTVIDESHVTIPQIGGMFEGDASRKRMLIDHGFRLPSAADNRPLRFDEFLERVGQMVFLSATPGTWEMEQSAGEFVEQVIRPTGLVDPQVKVKPTKGQIDDLMHEIRLRTDRDERVLVTTLTKKMAEDLTDYLLEHGIRVRYLHSEVDTLRRVELLRELRKGDYDVLVGINLLREGLDLPEVSLVAILDADKEGFLRSGRSLIQTIGRAARNVSGEVHMYADKMTPSMADAIDETNRRRAKQVAYNEANGISPEPLRKKIHDILDDIYREADDTDGTLAGRSVGGSGRQMSRGKGPVPETRSRGRGATTPSSAGMARADLAQLIQELNDQMLGAARELQFELAARIRDEISELKKELRAMDVAGVS; encoded by the coding sequence ATGGCGCTCGACATCCCGCGACTCGACGGCCGTTTCCAGGTCGTCAGCGACTACTCCCCGGCCGGCGACCAGCCGGCAGCCATCGACGAGCTTGAGCGTCGGGTGCGTCGCGGCGACCGCCACACCGTGCTGCTCGGGGCGACCGGCACCGGCAAGAGCGCCACCACCGCCTGGCTGGTCGAGCGGCTGCAGCGGCCCACCCTGGTGATGGCCCCCAACAAGACGCTCTGCGCCCAGTTGGCCAAGGAGTTCCGTGAGCTGATGCCGCACAACGCGGTGGAGTACTTCGTCTCCTACTACGACTACTACCAGCCAGAGGCGTACATCCCGCAGACCGACACCTACATCGAGAAGGACTCCTCGATCAACGAGGAGGTGGAGCGGCTGCGGCACTCGGCGACCATGTCGCTGCTGACCCGCCGCGACGTGATCGTGGTGGCGACCGTGTCGGCGATCTACGGCCTGGGCACCCCGCAGGAGTACCTGGAACGCGCGGTCAAGGTCGCCACCGGCGCCGAGCAGGACCGCGACTCGCTGCTGCGCCAACTCGTCGAGATCCAGTACGCCCGCAACGACCTGGCCTTCAACCGGGGCACCTTCCGGGTCCGCGGCGACACGCTGGAGATCATTCCGGCGTACGAGGAGCTGGCGGTCCGGATCGAGTTCTTCGGTGACGAGATCGAGCGCCTCTACTACCTGCACCCGTTGACCGGTGACGTGGTCCGCGAGGTCGACCAGCTGCTGATCTTCCCGGCGACGCACTACGCCGCCGGGCCGGCCAGGATGGAGCGGGCGATCCGCGACATCGAGGCCGAGCTGACCGACCGGCTCGCCGAGCTGGATCGCCAGGGCAAGCTCCTCGAAGCGCAGCGGCTGCGGATGCGCACCACCTACGACATCGAGATGATGCGCCAGGTCGGCTTCTGCTCCGGCATCGAGAACTACTCGATGCACATCGACGGGCGCGACTACGGCAGCCCGCCGCACACCCTGCTCGACTACTTCCCGGACGACTTCGTCACCGTCATCGACGAGTCGCACGTGACGATCCCGCAGATCGGCGGCATGTTCGAGGGCGACGCCTCCCGCAAGCGGATGCTGATCGACCACGGGTTCCGACTGCCCAGCGCCGCCGACAACCGGCCGCTGCGCTTCGACGAGTTCCTCGAACGGGTCGGCCAGATGGTGTTCCTGTCGGCCACCCCCGGCACCTGGGAGATGGAGCAGTCGGCCGGCGAGTTCGTCGAGCAGGTGATCCGCCCCACCGGCCTGGTCGACCCGCAGGTCAAGGTCAAGCCGACCAAGGGCCAGATCGACGACCTGATGCACGAGATCCGGCTGCGTACCGACCGCGACGAGCGGGTGCTGGTCACCACGTTGACCAAGAAGATGGCCGAGGACCTCACCGATTACCTGCTGGAGCACGGCATCCGGGTGCGCTATCTGCACTCCGAGGTCGACACGCTGCGCCGGGTCGAGCTGCTGCGCGAGCTGCGCAAGGGCGACTACGACGTACTGGTCGGCATCAACCTGCTCCGCGAGGGCCTGGACCTGCCCGAGGTGTCCCTGGTGGCGATCCTCGACGCCGACAAGGAGGGCTTCCTGCGTAGCGGCCGGTCGCTGATCCAGACCATCGGCCGGGCCGCCCGAAACGTCTCCGGCGAGGTCCACATGTACGCCGACAAGATGACCCCGTCGATGGCGGACGCGATCGACGAGACCAACCGGCGGCGGGCCAAGCAGGTGGCGTACAACGAGGCCAACGGCATCTCGCCGGAGCCGCTGCGCAAGAAGATCCACGACATCCTCGACGACATCTACCGGGAGGCCGACGACACCGACGGCACCCTCGCCGGCCGGTCGGTCGGCGGCTCCGGCCGGCAGATGTCGCGCGGCAAGGGCCCGGTGCCGGAGACCCGCAGCAGGGGCCGAGGCGCCACCACCCCGTCCAGCGCCGGGATGGCCCGCGCCGACCTGGCCCAACTGATTCAGGAGCTCAACGACCAGATGCTGGGCGCCGCCCGCGAGCTGCAGTTCGAGCTGGCCGCCCGGATCCGCGACGAGATCTCCGAGCTGAAGAAGGAGCTACGGGCGATGGACGTCGCCGGCGTCAGCTGA
- a CDS encoding helix-turn-helix transcriptional regulator: MFKPLKFGDVSLTLCRGWGWTEVALPASPTIRRQRLGGELRRLRRAAGMTLEQVCDQLGWASTSKLSRLELGQSRPDLADILDLLDVYHVVPAEREKLVIIARDAAATRGWWKALGSMGQRQRGYTELEASAATIFQYQQLLVPGLLQTPEYARLRVRSGRDVYGDLDISADTLARAARQEVLRREHPPHYEAVIDESALLRASVPPEARCGQLRHLSALGELDNVTIQVLPLDAVVHDSFVPHTSFSLYSFPDPADPRTVVLETLTSDIHLTDDEDVVLYARIGRWLQQAALPVDESRDLLAKLVTEG, translated from the coding sequence ATGTTCAAGCCCTTGAAGTTTGGCGATGTCTCGCTTACCCTCTGTCGCGGATGGGGGTGGACGGAAGTGGCGTTGCCTGCAAGTCCCACGATCAGACGCCAACGGCTCGGCGGCGAGCTGCGGCGGCTTCGCCGCGCGGCCGGAATGACGCTGGAGCAGGTCTGCGACCAGCTCGGCTGGGCGTCAACGTCGAAGCTGTCCCGGCTGGAGCTCGGCCAGAGCCGACCCGACCTGGCGGACATCCTGGACCTGCTCGACGTCTACCACGTCGTGCCGGCCGAACGGGAGAAGCTGGTCATCATCGCCCGCGACGCCGCCGCCACCCGAGGCTGGTGGAAGGCGCTCGGGTCGATGGGTCAACGCCAGCGCGGCTACACCGAGCTCGAAGCCAGCGCCGCCACGATCTTCCAATATCAGCAACTCTTGGTGCCTGGGCTGCTGCAGACCCCGGAGTACGCCCGGCTGCGGGTGCGCTCCGGCCGCGACGTCTACGGAGACCTCGACATCAGCGCCGACACTCTGGCCCGCGCAGCCCGGCAGGAAGTGCTGCGCCGCGAGCACCCGCCGCACTACGAGGCGGTCATCGACGAGAGCGCGCTGCTGCGGGCCAGCGTGCCGCCTGAGGCCCGGTGCGGCCAGCTGCGCCACCTGAGCGCGCTCGGCGAGCTGGATAACGTCACTATTCAGGTGCTGCCGCTCGATGCGGTCGTGCACGACTCGTTCGTGCCGCACACCAGCTTTTCGCTCTACTCGTTCCCCGATCCGGCTGACCCGCGCACGGTGGTGCTGGAGACGCTGACCAGCGACATCCACCTCACCGACGACGAAGACGTGGTCCTCTACGCCCGGATCGGCCGCTGGTTGCAGCAAGCCGCGCTGCCGGTCGATGAAAGCCGGGATCTGCTGGCTAAGCTGGTGACAGAGGGCTGA
- a CDS encoding DUF397 domain-containing protein, which yields MERTQVELHWRKSSRSNANGDCVEVAPAGGLVAVRDSTDPTGPRLAFPATAWRSFVDGLRG from the coding sequence GTGGAGCGGACTCAGGTCGAGCTGCATTGGCGTAAGAGCAGCCGCAGTAACGCCAACGGGGACTGTGTCGAGGTCGCCCCGGCCGGCGGGTTGGTCGCGGTCCGCGACTCCACCGACCCGACTGGGCCACGGCTGGCCTTCCCCGCCACCGCCTGGCGATCCTTCGTGGACGGCCTGCGCGGCTGA
- a CDS encoding DUF397 domain-containing protein: MYDLSGAVWRKSSRSNANGDCVEVAPAGGVVAVRDSTDPTGPRLAFPATAWRSFVDGLRG; the protein is encoded by the coding sequence ATGTATGACCTGAGCGGAGCGGTGTGGCGCAAGTCCAGCCGCAGCAACGCGAACGGGGACTGTGTCGAGGTCGCCCCGGCCGGCGGGGTGGTTGCGGTCCGCGACTCCACCGACCCGACTGGGCCACGGCTGGCCTTCCCCGCCACCGCCTGGCGATCCTTCGTGGACGGCCTGCGCGGCTGA
- a CDS encoding TetR/AcrR family transcriptional regulator C-terminal domain-containing protein, whose translation MRKQRQVASDAGLSKQRVVAEAIRIADREGVNGLSMRRLASALDAGAMSLYYYVASKDELLDAMIDVVFEEIELPPEGTDWQSAMRRRSASARQVLARHPWAIGLMESRTSPGPAHLRHREAVTACLRKAGFSVLMATHANWLLDVYVYGFALQEASLPFDTADEFADMAEDVYLPQLPPDEFPYLNESAAALLAAGYDPAEEFIFGLDLVLAALDPLRAST comes from the coding sequence GTGAGGAAGCAACGCCAGGTCGCGTCAGACGCGGGGCTGAGCAAGCAGCGGGTGGTGGCCGAGGCGATCCGGATCGCCGACCGCGAGGGGGTCAACGGGCTGAGCATGCGCCGGCTGGCTAGCGCGCTCGACGCGGGCGCGATGTCGCTCTACTACTACGTGGCGAGCAAGGACGAGTTACTGGACGCCATGATCGATGTCGTGTTCGAGGAGATCGAGCTCCCGCCCGAGGGGACGGACTGGCAGTCGGCGATGCGACGGCGGTCGGCGTCCGCCCGCCAGGTTCTGGCACGCCACCCGTGGGCGATCGGCCTGATGGAGTCACGGACATCGCCGGGGCCCGCGCACCTGCGCCACCGCGAGGCGGTCACCGCCTGCCTGCGGAAAGCCGGCTTCTCGGTTCTGATGGCGACGCACGCCAACTGGTTGCTCGACGTCTACGTCTACGGGTTCGCCCTGCAGGAAGCCAGCCTGCCGTTCGACACCGCCGATGAGTTCGCGGACATGGCCGAGGACGTCTACCTGCCCCAGCTTCCTCCTGACGAGTTCCCCTATCTCAACGAGTCCGCCGCAGCGCTCCTCGCTGCCGGCTACGACCCGGCAGAGGAGTTCATCTTCGGCCTCGACCTCGTCCTGGCCGCCCTCGATCCCCTGAGAGCCTCCACGTAG
- a CDS encoding DUF6326 family protein translates to MTIRTKTPNQLDNPPIPVQAKLAAAWTSCMFLYIYVDYFHLYKPGAIDEIRGGVIFEFDISPTLLTIFFTSVAIPALMVILSMTLPARANRATNLVIASLYIPLTVFNAAGESGDWAFFYGLSIALEVLLLAFILRSAWTWPRIPAVPAGPATTDLRQ, encoded by the coding sequence ATGACCATCCGAACGAAAACCCCGAACCAGCTCGACAACCCGCCGATCCCGGTGCAGGCCAAGCTCGCCGCCGCATGGACCAGCTGCATGTTCCTCTACATCTACGTCGACTACTTCCACCTCTACAAGCCCGGCGCTATCGACGAAATCCGGGGTGGCGTCATCTTTGAGTTCGATATCAGCCCGACGTTGTTGACCATTTTCTTCACGTCCGTGGCGATCCCGGCCCTGATGGTGATTCTCTCCATGACGCTGCCCGCCCGGGCGAACCGCGCCACGAACCTCGTCATCGCATCGCTCTACATCCCCCTCACGGTGTTCAACGCGGCAGGGGAGTCCGGGGACTGGGCCTTCTTCTACGGCCTCTCCATCGCACTCGAGGTGCTGCTTCTGGCCTTCATCCTGCGCTCCGCCTGGACATGGCCTCGAATCCCCGCCGTCCCAGCGGGTCCCGCGACGACCGACCTTCGACAGTAG
- a CDS encoding PadR family transcriptional regulator, translated as MVGDRLELELRRGVVVLAVLSQLGEFRYGYELRQSLSDNGLPIEEGTLYPLLRRLETQGVLVSQWRTEGQPRRYYRRSPAGEELYVRLRDSWHGMNEAMGQMLKGDR; from the coding sequence ATGGTCGGCGACAGGCTGGAGCTTGAGCTGCGCCGGGGCGTGGTCGTCCTGGCGGTGCTGTCACAGCTGGGCGAGTTCCGCTACGGCTACGAGCTGCGCCAGTCGCTGTCCGACAACGGCCTGCCGATCGAGGAGGGGACGCTCTACCCGCTGCTGCGGCGGCTGGAGACCCAGGGCGTCCTGGTCAGCCAGTGGCGTACCGAAGGGCAGCCACGCCGCTACTACCGCCGCAGCCCCGCCGGGGAAGAGCTGTACGTCCGGCTCCGGGACTCGTGGCACGGGATGAACGAGGCCATGGGCCAGATGCTGAAGGGCGACAGGTAG